In a single window of the Chelonia mydas isolate rCheMyd1 chromosome 8, rCheMyd1.pri.v2, whole genome shotgun sequence genome:
- the CENPL gene encoding centromere protein L isoform X3 produces the protein MDTPDSGGMTRLGRKTAETGINFTNTTRFSRGLTFTRTHTLCGQSPARRIIPQTSLLQENADPQKIAFLLRKQWTLYSVTPMYKFSYGNLKEYSRLLSAFVATEKQKGLAVEVGNDLAIKVILSTLLGLRGTDQDQAAILVQIASRSQLPFENAEDKVVWSGWFCCISGDDLSESVPEDFTCLSLFLANGAESYTAIVGSWFQKTFDCYFSRLTISPLNLAWMAAMWTGCKVDSHMAATELVFSVPCIPQSLDISYAIHPEDAKALWDTVQKTPGEVTQEEVNLFMDCLYSHFHRHFKIHLSATRLVKVSTSIASAHCDGNIKILHSKHLIGVLTLLTELAISQIQ, from the exons ATGGATACTCCTGATTCTGGGGGCATGACCCGTTTAGGAAGAAAAACTGCAGAGACTGGAATCAACTTTACAAATACTACTCGTTTCTCAAGAGGTTTGACGTTCACCaggacacacaccctgtgtggtCAGAGCCCAGCTAGGAGAATAATTCCACAAACATCTTTACTGCAG GAAAATGCGGATCCTCAGAAGATAGCATTCCTTCTACGCAAACAATGGACCTTGTATAGTGTGACCCCCATGTACAAATTCTCTTATGGTAATCTGAAGGAGTATTCTAGACTTCTGAGTGCCTTTGTTGCCACTGAAAAGCAGAAAGGACTTGCTGTAGAAGTGGGCAATGATCTTGCTATCAAAGTGATTTTGTCCACCCTTTTAGGACTGAGAGGTACGGATCAGGACCAGGCTGCAATCCTTGTCCAG attgcATCAAGATCTCAGCTcccatttgaaaatgcagaagacAAAGTGGTGTGGTCAGGCTGGTTCTGCTGTATATCTGGAGATGATCTTTCGGAGAGCGTACCAGAGGATTTTACCTGTTTATCTTTGTTCCTTGCAAATGGGGCAGAGAGTTACACAGCCATAGTTGGTAGTTGGTTTCAGAAGACATTTGACTGTTATTTCAGTCGTTTAACCATTAGCCCACTCAACCTTGCCTGGATGGCTGCTATGTGGACTGGGTGCAAAGTGGACAGTCATATGGCTGCGACAGAACTTGTTTTCTCTGTGCCCTGCATTCCCCAGTCTCTGGACATTTCATATGCCATACACCCTGAGGATGCAAAAGCCTTATGGGACACAGTGCAAAAAACTCCTGGGGAGGTTACTCAAGAAGAAGTGAATTTATTTATGGACTGCCTTTACTCTCACTTCCATAGACACTTTAAGATCCACTTGTCAGCCACAAGACTCGTGAAAGTCTCTACATCTATAGCATCAGCACACTGTGATGGGAATATAAAG
- the CENPL gene encoding centromere protein L isoform X1, translated as MRRSGRPSLWRRQVRVRRPASNDMDTPDSGGMTRLGRKTAETGINFTNTTRFSRGLTFTRTHTLCGQSPARRIIPQTSLLQENADPQKIAFLLRKQWTLYSVTPMYKFSYGNLKEYSRLLSAFVATEKQKGLAVEVGNDLAIKVILSTLLGLRGTDQDQAAILVQIASRSQLPFENAEDKVVWSGWFCCISGDDLSESVPEDFTCLSLFLANGAESYTAIVGSWFQKTFDCYFSRLTISPLNLAWMAAMWTGCKVDSHMAATELVFSVPCIPQSLDISYAIHPEDAKALWDTVQKTPGEVTQEEVNLFMDCLYSHFHRHFKIHLSATRLVKVSTSIASAHCDGNIKILHSKHLIGVLTLLTELAISQIQ; from the exons ATGAGGCGATCGGGGCGGCCTAGTCTCTGGCGGCGGCAGGTGAGAGTCCGCCGCCCTGCGTCTAAC GATATGGATACTCCTGATTCTGGGGGCATGACCCGTTTAGGAAGAAAAACTGCAGAGACTGGAATCAACTTTACAAATACTACTCGTTTCTCAAGAGGTTTGACGTTCACCaggacacacaccctgtgtggtCAGAGCCCAGCTAGGAGAATAATTCCACAAACATCTTTACTGCAG GAAAATGCGGATCCTCAGAAGATAGCATTCCTTCTACGCAAACAATGGACCTTGTATAGTGTGACCCCCATGTACAAATTCTCTTATGGTAATCTGAAGGAGTATTCTAGACTTCTGAGTGCCTTTGTTGCCACTGAAAAGCAGAAAGGACTTGCTGTAGAAGTGGGCAATGATCTTGCTATCAAAGTGATTTTGTCCACCCTTTTAGGACTGAGAGGTACGGATCAGGACCAGGCTGCAATCCTTGTCCAG attgcATCAAGATCTCAGCTcccatttgaaaatgcagaagacAAAGTGGTGTGGTCAGGCTGGTTCTGCTGTATATCTGGAGATGATCTTTCGGAGAGCGTACCAGAGGATTTTACCTGTTTATCTTTGTTCCTTGCAAATGGGGCAGAGAGTTACACAGCCATAGTTGGTAGTTGGTTTCAGAAGACATTTGACTGTTATTTCAGTCGTTTAACCATTAGCCCACTCAACCTTGCCTGGATGGCTGCTATGTGGACTGGGTGCAAAGTGGACAGTCATATGGCTGCGACAGAACTTGTTTTCTCTGTGCCCTGCATTCCCCAGTCTCTGGACATTTCATATGCCATACACCCTGAGGATGCAAAAGCCTTATGGGACACAGTGCAAAAAACTCCTGGGGAGGTTACTCAAGAAGAAGTGAATTTATTTATGGACTGCCTTTACTCTCACTTCCATAGACACTTTAAGATCCACTTGTCAGCCACAAGACTCGTGAAAGTCTCTACATCTATAGCATCAGCACACTGTGATGGGAATATAAAG
- the CENPL gene encoding centromere protein L isoform X2, translating into MRRSGRPSLWRRQDMDTPDSGGMTRLGRKTAETGINFTNTTRFSRGLTFTRTHTLCGQSPARRIIPQTSLLQENADPQKIAFLLRKQWTLYSVTPMYKFSYGNLKEYSRLLSAFVATEKQKGLAVEVGNDLAIKVILSTLLGLRGTDQDQAAILVQIASRSQLPFENAEDKVVWSGWFCCISGDDLSESVPEDFTCLSLFLANGAESYTAIVGSWFQKTFDCYFSRLTISPLNLAWMAAMWTGCKVDSHMAATELVFSVPCIPQSLDISYAIHPEDAKALWDTVQKTPGEVTQEEVNLFMDCLYSHFHRHFKIHLSATRLVKVSTSIASAHCDGNIKILHSKHLIGVLTLLTELAISQIQ; encoded by the exons ATGAGGCGATCGGGGCGGCCTAGTCTCTGGCGGCGGCAG GATATGGATACTCCTGATTCTGGGGGCATGACCCGTTTAGGAAGAAAAACTGCAGAGACTGGAATCAACTTTACAAATACTACTCGTTTCTCAAGAGGTTTGACGTTCACCaggacacacaccctgtgtggtCAGAGCCCAGCTAGGAGAATAATTCCACAAACATCTTTACTGCAG GAAAATGCGGATCCTCAGAAGATAGCATTCCTTCTACGCAAACAATGGACCTTGTATAGTGTGACCCCCATGTACAAATTCTCTTATGGTAATCTGAAGGAGTATTCTAGACTTCTGAGTGCCTTTGTTGCCACTGAAAAGCAGAAAGGACTTGCTGTAGAAGTGGGCAATGATCTTGCTATCAAAGTGATTTTGTCCACCCTTTTAGGACTGAGAGGTACGGATCAGGACCAGGCTGCAATCCTTGTCCAG attgcATCAAGATCTCAGCTcccatttgaaaatgcagaagacAAAGTGGTGTGGTCAGGCTGGTTCTGCTGTATATCTGGAGATGATCTTTCGGAGAGCGTACCAGAGGATTTTACCTGTTTATCTTTGTTCCTTGCAAATGGGGCAGAGAGTTACACAGCCATAGTTGGTAGTTGGTTTCAGAAGACATTTGACTGTTATTTCAGTCGTTTAACCATTAGCCCACTCAACCTTGCCTGGATGGCTGCTATGTGGACTGGGTGCAAAGTGGACAGTCATATGGCTGCGACAGAACTTGTTTTCTCTGTGCCCTGCATTCCCCAGTCTCTGGACATTTCATATGCCATACACCCTGAGGATGCAAAAGCCTTATGGGACACAGTGCAAAAAACTCCTGGGGAGGTTACTCAAGAAGAAGTGAATTTATTTATGGACTGCCTTTACTCTCACTTCCATAGACACTTTAAGATCCACTTGTCAGCCACAAGACTCGTGAAAGTCTCTACATCTATAGCATCAGCACACTGTGATGGGAATATAAAG